In Saccharicrinis fermentans DSM 9555 = JCM 21142, a genomic segment contains:
- a CDS encoding outer membrane protein assembly factor BamB family protein has protein sequence MMKLSRIIPIVLFSVMAITASGQSVYKVDSLKREARAKLDIFKQVQKDSISKTSLEYKTALQDLRYVFNRYINAKSDSIFDSRIRQRDSLYTQETRFLGTIISRKGLDGSTIIIDDSLLFLYNRRLLRCVDINTKKLLWQSECSYDNTRGNMVLTDSLIIVPASSNGEINAYHKADGVIEWSVDSCEFIGQTNYLSMGIPFINRNGQLYEIDHTTGQLLKRKEPAPERMFHYKEYEIVVKVKKICKKEGDGISHIDRTIVCTNKISGELKWEKNIVTEFFGTSYSSYIIRNSLWLDVGEENFGVINIKTGKVKRAAFNNIGYYDFLYTLKNGFVRWTEDHRIEYTNIRNSRKSWVYETPEGDRVYRPFNGPKSTNDKILYLQANRNAIRAFNLNTGKVDWEFSCVSNITSNLVLADDVLYFTDGDGLVALDASEKNDKKRWDDYHLRFPDEKNKEESEPELLSEEYRTPMGEKFDEQDVLGDFVVYIRTKNAKGKQIAIKFNMPGRVVLYNGEVVKDNKIEGYTIKKDFEKIYLRAEKIKPEDDE, from the coding sequence ATGATGAAATTATCCCGTATCATACCCATAGTACTCTTTAGTGTGATGGCTATCACTGCGAGTGGGCAATCAGTCTATAAGGTTGATTCATTAAAAAGAGAAGCACGCGCCAAGTTAGACATATTCAAACAAGTGCAGAAGGATTCCATTTCCAAAACAAGTTTGGAGTATAAAACTGCACTTCAAGATTTGAGATATGTTTTTAATAGATACATAAATGCGAAATCCGATTCTATATTTGATAGCCGAATTCGGCAGCGAGATTCTCTGTATACCCAGGAAACGAGGTTTTTGGGTACGATAATATCACGAAAAGGCCTAGATGGTTCTACCATAATAATAGACGACAGTTTATTGTTTTTATATAATCGTAGATTGTTGCGGTGTGTCGATATCAATACCAAAAAGCTTTTGTGGCAGTCGGAATGTAGTTATGATAATACCCGTGGGAATATGGTACTAACAGATAGTCTTATTATAGTACCTGCCAGTTCTAATGGAGAGATAAATGCCTATCATAAAGCAGATGGTGTTATAGAATGGTCGGTGGATAGCTGCGAGTTTATTGGGCAAACGAATTACTTATCTATGGGCATACCTTTTATTAATAGGAATGGTCAATTATACGAGATAGACCATACAACTGGTCAATTATTAAAGCGTAAAGAACCTGCACCTGAGCGAATGTTTCATTACAAGGAATATGAGATTGTTGTAAAGGTTAAAAAGATATGCAAAAAAGAGGGGGATGGGATAAGTCATATAGATAGAACTATTGTCTGTACTAATAAAATATCTGGCGAGCTGAAATGGGAGAAGAATATTGTTACAGAATTTTTTGGTACGTCTTATTCTTCATATATTATTAGAAATTCATTGTGGTTGGATGTGGGTGAAGAAAACTTTGGTGTAATAAATATTAAAACAGGCAAGGTGAAGCGAGCCGCATTTAATAATATTGGATATTATGATTTCCTTTATACGTTGAAAAATGGATTTGTTAGATGGACAGAGGATCACAGAATTGAGTATACTAATATAAGGAATTCTCGTAAAAGTTGGGTGTATGAAACTCCTGAGGGGGATAGGGTATACCGACCGTTTAATGGACCAAAATCGACAAATGATAAAATCCTTTATTTACAAGCAAATAGGAATGCTATTAGGGCATTTAATCTGAATACAGGCAAAGTAGATTGGGAATTTTCTTGTGTTTCAAACATTACTTCAAACTTGGTGCTGGCAGATGATGTTCTTTATTTTACAGATGGAGATGGTTTGGTTGCCCTGGATGCTAGCGAGAAAAACGATAAAAAAAGATGGGATGATTATCATCTTCGTTTTCCGGATGAGAAAAACAAAGAAGAATCAGAACCCGAGTTGCTTTCGGAAGAGTATCGTACACCAATGGGAGAGAAATTCGATGAACAGGATGTATTAGGAGATTTTGTAGTGTATATAAGAACTAAAAATGCCAAGGGTAAACAAATCGCTATAAAGTTCAATATGCCGGGTCGAGTAGTCCTGTATAATGGAGAGGTCGTCAAGGATAACAAAATAGAAGGATATACCATAAAAAAAGACTTTGAGAAAATATATTTACGTGCCGAAAAAATCAAACCAGAAGATGATGAATGA
- the tssD gene encoding type VI secretion system tube protein TssD — MGGIFSMQLNSGENDDFLYQWLLDGDMKNGKLVFYDGDLDQAFKIEFWDCYCIGVGEQMTSTGSSAMTMNLRISPAITRNRSEEHQKVWKVTDITPSDRAFGPGPVEEVEEQPELLKVECQGPDGKPWSKYIDEGEFIVYIQTANAIGEDVNINLGMPNRVIEFNGEVLNNNTLRHTIESNEDSITLVAKPKFK; from the coding sequence ATGGGAGGTATTTTTAGTATGCAACTAAACTCTGGTGAGAATGATGATTTCTTATATCAGTGGTTGTTGGATGGAGACATGAAAAATGGTAAGCTTGTCTTTTATGATGGAGACCTTGACCAAGCTTTCAAGATAGAGTTCTGGGATTGTTATTGTATTGGCGTCGGAGAGCAAATGACATCCACTGGTAGTTCTGCAATGACTATGAACCTGCGTATATCGCCCGCAATTACACGCAACCGAAGCGAGGAACACCAAAAGGTTTGGAAAGTAACTGATATTACGCCATCCGATAGAGCTTTTGGTCCTGGTCCTGTTGAGGAAGTGGAAGAGCAACCTGAATTATTGAAGGTAGAATGTCAGGGGCCGGATGGAAAACCGTGGTCTAAATATATTGACGAAGGTGAGTTTATTGTTTATATACAAACAGCCAACGCAATTGGAGAGGATGTTAATATCAATTTGGGTATGCCCAATAGAGTGATTGAGTTTAATGGGGAGGTGCTGAATAATAATACGCTCAGGCATACCATAGAAAGCAATGAAGACAGCATAACCTTAGTAGCAAAACCTAAATTTAAATAA
- a CDS encoding glycoside hydrolase family 43 protein — MKNIHLIVVLILATFNIIAQEAPQRFKNPILSGFYPDPSICRVGDTYYMVNSSFEWYPGLPIHKSKDLVNWEKIGYGLHRPDQIIYKDGLDNSHGIFAPSIRYHKGTFYIITTMVGQEGNFIITAKNPAGPWSDPMWIKDAPGIDPSLFWEDDGRCYYTGAGIIDGSSKEWPGKNGIWMQEIDPDEGRLLGEKKQLTYGHASNARWAEGPHLFKIDGEYLLLIGEGGTGEYHAVTVFNSKHLWGPYLPNHANPVMTHRHLGKTHPIGQTGHADLVQTQSGDWWSVMLAKRQVDGYVTLARETFLAQVIMTHQESGITPIFNPGVGLLQEEQERPKLPWTAVPPLVEKDEFEKTNLGLEWNFLRTPRYQWYKQQHGKLEIDLRPEMVTELKNPSYIAQRTRHHDYKASTKLTFKTRKDNEKAGLVIYRRHGNNYQLLKQKNEIVLIKVFQKDNKGPIKPQIIASVPYTNKEVILEARVQNLTVQFLYGENIKNLKTIGQIQDYTIVSDELAQKFNGVYVGMYATSSGLESKNKALFDWFWYKPENALKNLSQTK, encoded by the coding sequence ATGAAAAATATTCATCTTATAGTAGTACTAATATTGGCTACATTCAATATCATTGCTCAAGAAGCTCCACAAAGATTTAAAAATCCCATCCTTTCCGGTTTTTATCCAGACCCATCTATTTGCCGTGTAGGTGACACATACTATATGGTCAACTCGAGTTTTGAATGGTATCCCGGATTACCTATACATAAGAGCAAAGACCTGGTAAATTGGGAGAAGATTGGCTATGGCTTACACCGTCCTGACCAAATAATATACAAAGATGGATTAGATAATTCACATGGTATTTTTGCTCCTAGTATCAGATACCATAAGGGTACCTTTTACATCATCACTACCATGGTAGGACAAGAAGGAAACTTTATTATCACCGCCAAAAATCCGGCAGGTCCCTGGAGTGATCCTATGTGGATAAAGGATGCACCAGGTATTGACCCATCTTTATTTTGGGAGGATGATGGCCGTTGCTATTATACAGGCGCAGGAATCATTGACGGTTCTTCAAAAGAATGGCCCGGTAAAAACGGTATATGGATGCAAGAAATAGATCCCGATGAGGGGCGCTTACTTGGCGAAAAAAAACAATTGACCTATGGGCATGCCAGCAATGCCCGCTGGGCAGAAGGTCCACATTTATTTAAGATAGATGGAGAATATCTCCTGCTAATTGGAGAAGGTGGCACCGGAGAATATCATGCAGTCACCGTCTTCAACAGCAAACACTTATGGGGACCATATCTTCCTAACCATGCCAATCCGGTAATGACACATCGCCACTTGGGCAAGACACATCCAATCGGTCAGACTGGACATGCCGACCTGGTACAAACACAAAGTGGAGATTGGTGGAGCGTTATGCTGGCCAAAAGACAAGTAGATGGATATGTTACACTGGCACGCGAAACCTTTTTAGCCCAAGTAATAATGACACATCAAGAAAGTGGAATAACCCCCATATTTAATCCAGGCGTTGGACTACTTCAAGAAGAACAGGAACGCCCCAAATTACCGTGGACAGCAGTACCTCCACTTGTAGAAAAAGATGAATTTGAAAAAACAAACCTTGGCTTAGAGTGGAATTTCCTACGAACCCCCCGCTACCAATGGTACAAACAACAGCATGGAAAATTAGAAATCGACCTACGTCCTGAAATGGTCACAGAACTTAAAAACCCTTCTTACATCGCACAACGCACACGACATCACGACTACAAAGCAAGCACTAAATTAACTTTCAAAACCAGGAAGGACAACGAAAAAGCTGGTCTGGTAATCTATCGCCGCCACGGGAATAATTATCAACTATTAAAACAAAAAAACGAGATTGTACTCATTAAAGTGTTTCAAAAAGATAACAAGGGCCCCATTAAACCACAAATTATAGCCTCTGTACCATATACTAATAAAGAAGTAATTCTTGAAGCCAGGGTGCAAAATCTGACTGTTCAGTTTTTATATGGAGAAAACATAAAAAACCTAAAAACGATAGGACAGATACAAGATTACACCATCGTATCAGACGAACTAGCCCAAAAATTCAATGGTGTTTATGTGGGAATGTATGCTACATCATCCGGTTTAGAAAGCAAAAATAAAGCACTGTTTGATTGGTTCTGGTATAAACCCGAAAATGCATTAAAAAATCTATCTCAAACAAAATAA
- a CDS encoding metallophosphoesterase family protein has protein sequence MTRIGLLSDTHSYFDPRFKELFANCDEIWHAGDIGDIRVLDDMRQLKPTRAVYGNIDDATIRAELSEHLRFVCDGVEVWITHIGGYPGRYNPAVKTDIFKNPPGLFICGHSHILKVIYDDKINCLHINPGASGRSGFHAVRTAIRFVLDKGEIKNLEVIELEDKGKALV, from the coding sequence ATGACTCGTATTGGTCTTTTATCAGATACGCATTCGTATTTTGATCCTCGATTTAAAGAATTATTTGCCAACTGTGATGAGATTTGGCATGCTGGTGATATTGGCGATATTCGCGTGTTGGATGATATGCGACAATTAAAGCCTACTCGTGCTGTATATGGAAATATTGATGATGCTACAATTAGAGCAGAGCTGAGTGAGCATTTGCGTTTCGTGTGTGATGGGGTAGAGGTCTGGATAACCCATATTGGAGGGTATCCCGGTAGATATAACCCGGCGGTAAAGACTGATATTTTTAAAAATCCACCTGGACTGTTTATCTGCGGGCATTCGCATATTTTGAAAGTGATATATGATGATAAAATAAATTGTTTGCATATTAACCCCGGAGCTTCAGGTCGTTCTGGATTTCATGCTGTTCGTACGGCCATACGTTTTGTGCTGGATAAAGGAGAAATTAAAAACCTGGAGGTGATAGAGCTTGAGGATAAAGGCAAGGCACTGGTCTAA
- a CDS encoding SixA phosphatase family protein, which produces MKNIILVRHAKTEALTDFDKSDFERELLPRGQKDSVLMAEQLKKKGIMPDLFITSSAKRAEQTAQIYAEQLGYPEDKIMKERFIYDGFTTAEMLRFLGQFDEQYNTIIIFGHNPDIAGFTVNLVDEDLYHFPTSCTTALHFSIKSWKDIEPHQGGLITYMYPKQFK; this is translated from the coding sequence ATGAAAAATATAATATTAGTACGCCACGCCAAAACAGAGGCGTTAACAGATTTTGACAAATCGGATTTTGAGCGAGAACTTTTACCCCGAGGTCAAAAGGACTCCGTTTTAATGGCCGAGCAGCTAAAGAAAAAGGGGATAATGCCCGACTTATTTATTACCAGTAGTGCCAAAAGAGCGGAACAGACAGCTCAAATATACGCTGAACAACTGGGCTACCCGGAAGATAAAATTATGAAGGAGCGATTTATTTACGATGGCTTTACCACTGCCGAAATGTTACGTTTCCTAGGACAGTTTGATGAACAATACAACACGATTATCATTTTTGGTCACAACCCGGATATCGCAGGCTTTACCGTTAATTTAGTAGACGAGGATTTATATCATTTCCCCACTTCGTGCACAACAGCACTGCATTTTAGCATAAAAAGCTGGAAAGACATAGAACCACACCAAGGAGGACTCATCACCTACATGTATCCTAAACAGTTTAAATAG
- the mnmA gene encoding tRNA 2-thiouridine(34) synthase MnmA, with amino-acid sequence MQKKKVVIGLSGGVDSSVAAYVLKEQGYEVIGLFMKNWHDTTGVLEADCPWLEDRFDAMAVAKKLDIPFHFVDLSEQYRARVVDYMFAEYEKGRTPNPDVLCNREIKFDVFLDKCFELGADYVATGHYCRKETIEKEGKEYYRLLAGTDNNKDQSYFLCQLSQEQLAKALFPIGDIVKPEVRRIANELNLVTAHKKDSQGICFVGKVDLPVFLQQKLEAKKGKVFLIDKQAELYQRDWQQAFDNPSDEVLEELSKPYMFHPKYGKKVGEHGGAHFYTVGQRKGLNIGGFPEPLFIIGTNIAYNQIYVGMGKDNPGLFRQVLKVDAGELHWVRPDLAMRVGESRRLSIRIRYRQPLQNGVIHRRNEGMYVVFDQPQRGIAAGQFAAWYVEDELIGSGVIS; translated from the coding sequence ATGCAAAAGAAGAAAGTAGTTATAGGATTATCGGGGGGCGTAGATTCGAGTGTAGCAGCTTATGTACTCAAAGAACAGGGGTATGAGGTGATTGGTTTGTTTATGAAAAATTGGCATGATACTACCGGAGTGTTGGAGGCTGATTGTCCTTGGCTAGAGGATCGCTTTGATGCTATGGCTGTGGCTAAAAAGTTGGATATACCCTTTCATTTTGTGGATTTAAGTGAGCAATATCGTGCTCGTGTGGTGGATTATATGTTTGCTGAGTATGAGAAAGGACGTACCCCGAATCCTGATGTGCTTTGTAACCGAGAAATTAAATTTGATGTCTTTCTAGATAAGTGTTTTGAACTGGGTGCTGATTATGTGGCCACTGGTCACTATTGTCGCAAGGAAACAATAGAAAAAGAGGGCAAAGAATATTATCGTTTGTTGGCTGGAACGGATAATAACAAGGATCAAAGCTATTTTCTTTGCCAGCTTTCTCAAGAACAGCTTGCGAAGGCTTTGTTTCCCATTGGAGATATTGTAAAACCGGAGGTGCGTAGAATCGCCAATGAGTTAAACCTGGTGACAGCGCATAAAAAGGACTCGCAAGGTATTTGCTTTGTGGGGAAGGTTGATTTACCTGTGTTTTTGCAGCAAAAACTGGAAGCAAAAAAAGGCAAGGTGTTTTTGATTGATAAACAAGCAGAATTATATCAAAGAGATTGGCAGCAGGCCTTTGATAACCCTAGTGATGAAGTACTGGAAGAGCTATCAAAACCTTATATGTTCCATCCCAAATATGGCAAAAAGGTAGGGGAGCATGGTGGTGCTCATTTTTATACGGTAGGACAGCGTAAAGGACTTAATATTGGAGGTTTTCCTGAACCTTTATTTATTATAGGTACTAATATCGCTTATAATCAGATATATGTGGGAATGGGTAAGGACAATCCCGGTTTGTTTAGGCAGGTACTAAAGGTAGATGCCGGGGAGCTACATTGGGTGAGACCTGATTTGGCTATGCGAGTGGGGGAGAGCCGTCGTTTAAGTATTCGGATTCGTTATCGGCAACCATTGCAAAATGGTGTTATACATCGCCGTAATGAAGGTATGTATGTGGTCTTTGATCAGCCACAGCGAGGTATTGCTGCGGGCCAGTTTGCTGCTTGGTATGTGGAGGATGAGTTGATTGGCTCCGGGGTCATCAGTTGA
- a CDS encoding CsgG/HfaB family protein: MIRFLVAMFIVSLAMSCTTQQKVVQVEPQVQEDIPQNNTEEQILKRKVAIARFSNETQYAKGIFYDKDNDPVGKQAVDILSTKLAATNKFILLERQDMDKIVEELKIAGNEGLQKVGADYLIIGSVTEFGRKNVGDVNAFSRSKTQTVQAGVSIRLVDVSTGQIIYSEEAKGQAETQNKTVMGLGERSDYDATLSDKAISAAISKLVENIINNCMDKPWKSYFLTYNEDGILISGGKSQGIQVGDKFDVMEKGKKVKNPQTGMMIELPGKKVGVVNIDFTGGETAQNEFSMVSFTEGDIDKSDLTKYYIKEIK; the protein is encoded by the coding sequence ATGATTCGATTTTTAGTTGCGATGTTCATTGTTAGCTTAGCAATGAGCTGCACCACCCAACAAAAAGTGGTACAAGTTGAACCGCAAGTTCAAGAAGACATACCACAAAACAACACAGAAGAACAAATACTCAAAAGAAAAGTGGCCATAGCCCGCTTCTCCAATGAAACACAATATGCCAAAGGTATATTTTACGACAAAGACAACGACCCTGTAGGTAAACAAGCCGTTGACATCTTATCCACCAAATTAGCAGCTACTAATAAATTCATTTTACTGGAAAGACAGGACATGGACAAGATAGTAGAGGAGTTAAAGATAGCCGGAAATGAAGGACTTCAAAAAGTTGGAGCCGACTACTTAATCATTGGTTCAGTTACCGAATTCGGTAGAAAAAATGTGGGTGATGTAAATGCCTTCTCACGAAGCAAGACACAAACTGTACAAGCTGGAGTAAGCATCCGTCTGGTAGATGTTTCTACAGGACAAATTATTTACTCCGAAGAAGCAAAAGGACAAGCAGAAACCCAAAACAAAACAGTGATGGGACTTGGCGAACGTTCAGATTATGACGCTACATTAAGTGACAAGGCCATATCTGCTGCCATATCCAAATTAGTGGAGAACATTATAAACAACTGCATGGACAAACCCTGGAAATCCTATTTCCTGACATATAACGAAGATGGAATCCTAATATCGGGCGGAAAAAGTCAAGGTATCCAGGTAGGCGATAAATTTGATGTGATGGAAAAAGGTAAAAAAGTAAAAAACCCTCAAACCGGAATGATGATTGAACTTCCCGGAAAAAAAGTAGGTGTTGTTAACATTGATTTTACAGGAGGAGAAACAGCTCAAAACGAATTTTCCATGGTTTCATTTACCGAAGGAGACATTGACAAAAGTGATTTAACCAAATACTATATTAAAGAGATCAAATAA
- a CDS encoding DUF4810 domain-containing protein — protein sequence MKKLIFTCISVLFLASCSVQEPLYNWDKYETNSYNYLKKSDDASTQKLIETYQKMIDKPYGSRKVVPPGIYADYGYVLLQANKTQEGKKMLQKEVEMYPESKVFIDRILKMLE from the coding sequence ATGAAGAAACTAATCTTTACATGCATTTCTGTTCTTTTTTTAGCTTCATGCAGCGTGCAAGAACCTCTGTACAACTGGGACAAGTACGAAACAAACAGTTACAACTACCTTAAAAAGAGCGACGATGCTTCAACTCAAAAACTAATTGAGACCTATCAGAAAATGATAGATAAACCATACGGAAGCAGAAAAGTGGTGCCCCCCGGAATATACGCCGATTATGGATATGTATTACTACAGGCCAACAAAACCCAGGAAGGGAAAAAAATGCTTCAAAAAGAAGTAGAAATGTATCCTGAATCAAAAGTGTTTATTGACCGAATTTTAAAAATGCTAGAATAA
- a CDS encoding GNA1162 family protein, whose translation MKKTIYLLGVIAIIASSCNTTEVITRNVAYKGIYDQKPLAVLLMPPINKSTNVEAKEYFHSTLNVPLANAGYYVIPPFLSMEILKKESAYDSELFLNGSLNKFGEVFGADVALFTIINKWDKSALASKIYVEVEYILKSISTNEIIYQRKGNITYDTSIASSGGGLAGALVSMAASAINTAATNYMVVARAANSYTFKDIPSGKYSPDYGTDGDLPAGLKDFSVRLNSNYK comes from the coding sequence ATGAAAAAAACAATATACCTATTGGGGGTTATAGCAATAATAGCTTCATCCTGCAATACAACGGAGGTAATTACCCGTAATGTGGCCTATAAAGGCATATACGATCAAAAACCGCTTGCCGTATTACTCATGCCACCCATCAACAAAAGCACCAATGTTGAAGCAAAAGAATATTTTCATTCTACGCTCAACGTACCATTGGCAAACGCAGGATACTACGTTATACCACCATTTTTATCGATGGAGATTTTAAAGAAAGAAAGCGCCTATGATTCGGAATTATTCTTAAACGGATCTCTAAATAAATTTGGAGAAGTATTTGGTGCAGATGTAGCTCTTTTTACCATTATCAACAAATGGGATAAATCAGCTTTAGCATCTAAAATATATGTAGAAGTTGAATATATCCTAAAATCAATCTCTACCAATGAAATCATCTATCAACGCAAAGGTAATATTACGTACGACACTTCTATTGCTTCAAGTGGTGGCGGACTGGCTGGCGCGTTGGTTAGCATGGCTGCTTCCGCCATTAATACAGCGGCAACAAATTATATGGTGGTGGCCAGAGCTGCCAACAGTTATACTTTTAAAGATATCCCTAGCGGTAAGTATAGTCCCGATTATGGTACAGATGGCGATTTACCTGCGGGTCTTAAAGATTTTAGTGTTCGATTAAATTCTAATTATAAATAA
- the dnaN gene encoding DNA polymerase III subunit beta — protein sequence MKFVVSSSELLYHLQAVSRVVSSKSTIPILENILFELSEGKLTITASDLESTMVTSMSLENVEGEGVIALPAKILLETLKKFPEQPITFDISMDTKGVDIITDKGKFSVIGLDGDEFPEIPKVDVDKASHLQLPASLVLSGINKTLFATADDELRPVMNGILIEMSPESLTFVASDSHKLVRYQRSDATTEFSSSFILPKKPASFLKNVLVKEDGDISIDFDDKNAFFQMENHQLVCRLVEGNYPSYNAVIPQDNPNKIIINRQEVVNSLGRVSLFSNQASNLVKLSINGDELMVSAQDIDFSISAYEKLSCQYDGQPIEIGFKSAFLAELLDNISTDDVVMELADPARAGIFLPVDNDGPEDELMLLMPMMINA from the coding sequence ATGAAATTCGTAGTTTCAAGTTCTGAACTTCTATATCACTTACAGGCGGTAAGTCGTGTTGTTAGTAGTAAGAGTACTATTCCTATTTTGGAAAATATATTATTTGAGTTGAGTGAAGGTAAATTAACCATTACCGCTTCTGATTTAGAATCGACTATGGTGACTTCTATGTCGCTTGAAAATGTTGAGGGGGAAGGTGTTATTGCGTTGCCTGCTAAGATATTACTTGAAACACTTAAAAAATTTCCGGAACAACCCATTACCTTTGATATCTCAATGGACACCAAAGGGGTGGATATTATCACTGATAAGGGTAAGTTTAGTGTTATTGGTCTGGATGGTGATGAATTTCCTGAGATTCCAAAAGTTGATGTTGATAAGGCATCGCATTTGCAGCTGCCTGCATCCTTGGTTTTATCAGGAATTAATAAAACACTGTTTGCCACGGCAGATGATGAGCTTCGTCCGGTGATGAATGGTATTTTAATTGAAATGTCACCAGAGAGTTTAACCTTCGTGGCTAGTGACTCGCATAAGTTGGTTCGTTATCAGCGTAGTGATGCTACCACTGAATTTTCCTCGTCGTTTATTTTGCCTAAAAAACCAGCTTCTTTCTTAAAGAACGTACTTGTGAAGGAAGATGGGGATATTTCTATTGATTTTGATGATAAAAATGCTTTCTTTCAAATGGAAAACCATCAGTTGGTTTGTCGCTTGGTTGAGGGTAATTATCCGAGCTACAATGCCGTTATTCCCCAAGATAATCCAAATAAAATAATCATTAATCGTCAGGAAGTTGTTAATTCATTAGGTAGGGTGTCGTTATTCTCGAACCAAGCTAGTAATTTGGTGAAGCTTTCTATTAATGGTGACGAGCTAATGGTTTCTGCTCAGGATATTGATTTTTCGATCTCAGCCTATGAAAAATTAAGCTGTCAATACGATGGGCAACCAATAGAAATTGGATTTAAATCTGCTTTTCTAGCGGAATTATTGGATAATATTTCTACGGATGACGTGGTGATGGAGTTGGCTGATCCTGCCAGAGCTGGTATCTTTTTGCCTGTGGATAATGATGGTCCGGAAGATGAATTGATGTTGTTGATGCCAATGATGATTAATGCATAA
- a CDS encoding DUF4340 domain-containing protein, with translation MSRKYYILVLVVLTTLGIVFYLNQSKSTLEEEFDVALDSPEKVNDIKLSFGDRVVRLNKVNRQWEINKQGIADEIKVDAFLEMLSSLSVRNPITGEQGQRMKNEMTEKGVQVILSSDQTSLYSLYSISSSAVMKGHFAFCEGRKYVVQLNMSDQEAGAFTSNPSYWQSKRIFSIASDRIKEIFVDWDDEANTFNVKKDQGGDYRFIRNEKDMTQQCDVHILKYYTYEFANLSMDDMGLKYRDMAGDCVCEISIVEDNQKKTRVLFYQLKNEDGSEDVNNLVVHLVNTEVWGKISYLKINPVIKKADFFLLK, from the coding sequence ATGAGTAGAAAATATTATATTTTAGTTTTAGTTGTCTTAACGACTTTAGGGATCGTCTTTTATCTGAATCAGTCTAAAAGTACATTGGAAGAAGAGTTTGATGTGGCCTTGGATTCTCCAGAGAAAGTAAACGATATAAAACTGAGCTTTGGCGATAGAGTGGTGCGGCTGAATAAGGTGAATCGGCAATGGGAAATCAATAAACAAGGAATAGCTGATGAAATAAAGGTAGATGCTTTTCTTGAAATGCTAAGTTCATTGTCGGTTCGTAATCCTATTACCGGAGAGCAGGGACAGCGTATGAAAAACGAGATGACAGAAAAGGGCGTACAGGTAATTCTTAGTAGTGACCAGACCTCGTTGTATTCGCTTTATTCTATCTCTTCTTCAGCAGTTATGAAAGGCCATTTTGCCTTTTGTGAAGGGCGTAAATATGTGGTGCAACTGAATATGAGCGATCAGGAGGCTGGGGCATTTACTTCAAATCCTTCTTATTGGCAAAGTAAACGCATATTTTCCATTGCATCTGATCGTATAAAGGAAATATTTGTGGATTGGGATGATGAAGCAAATACGTTTAATGTGAAGAAAGATCAGGGGGGAGATTACCGTTTTATTAGGAATGAAAAGGATATGACACAGCAGTGTGATGTGCATATCTTAAAATATTATACATACGAATTTGCCAATCTAAGTATGGATGATATGGGTCTTAAATACAGAGATATGGCAGGAGATTGTGTATGTGAAATATCCATTGTGGAGGATAATCAAAAGAAGACCAGAGTTTTGTTTTATCAATTGAAAAATGAGGATGGATCAGAGGATGTGAATAATTTGGTGGTCCATCTGGTCAACACGGAGGTGTGGGGTAAAATATCCTATTTAAAAATAAATCCGGTTATTAAGAAGGCCGATTTTTTCTTATTAAAATAA